Proteins co-encoded in one Lysobacter solisilvae genomic window:
- a CDS encoding non-ribosomal peptide synthetase: protein MEHKALNTLSIADKQRLLALARAKLTRQAATGNVIPRADRTAPLPLSWAQQRLWFLDQLDPAAGAAHHIPAAMRLRGPLDRAALRASLDRIVARHENLRTRFTSVDGAPQQVIAAEDTGFALVEHDLRALDDAARAAAVAELSVLEARAPFDLAAGPLVRGRLLWLSEHEHVLLATQHHIISDGWSTGVLVKEVAALYAAFSEGRADPLPPLPIQYVDYAAWQRQMLQGDVLAAHLDFWRSHLQGAPALLEVPTDRPRPPTQSHRGAREEVRLSSEFAAALRAFSQRHGVTVFMTLLASWSTLLSRLSGQGDVVIGTPVANRQSSQIEPLIGFFVNTLALRVGFDADPTVAELLAQVKATTLGAYAHQELPFDQVVDALQPVRSLSHNVLFQAMLVLNNTPDDGALGQLAGLSLSTIQVENSSAQFDLCLSLAEGANGLSGVLIYASDLFDAATITTMLQRWTRLLEAMVADDTQRVSRLPLLSAPEREQVLGAFNATDTTYPDATLIHSLIQAQVARQPDAIALEFDGQRLDYATLNRRANRLAHRLIAMGVQPDDRVAICVERGIGMVVGLLGVLKAGGAYVPLDPAYPDDRLAWMLGDSAPVALLTQSSLRDRLAAWAAVPTLELDGPDDASDAPDHNPEPAGHHPGQLAYVIYTSGSTGRPKGVMVEHRGLCNLATAQVRLFEVRPGSHVLQFASFSFDASISEIVMALCAGACLHLAPREALRPGAPLLATLRERHITHVTLPSSALQGFAVEDLADTGLTLILAGEALPPTARKWARGHRLFNAYGPTEATVCATAYVVPEEDTGAMSTSTIPIGAPIANTRIYILDPAGEPVPVGVAGELYIGGAGVARGYLNRPELTAERFVRDPFAPGNARMYRTGDLGRWRADGSIEYLGRNDFQVKLRGFRIELGEIEAQLLACEGVREAAVIAREDGGDRRLVAYLVAGGDVELSVPILRDRLASALPEHMVPSAFVRLEALPLTPNGKLDRRALPAPDHAAVASRAYEAPVGAIEQAIAAIWQDLLGLDRVGRHDHFFELGGHSLLVVRLVTRLRATLGVEIALRDVFAQPELAVLARMVSDARVVCESAIVPVDRSQPLPLSWAQQRLWFLDQLDHAASAAYHIPAALRLRGTLDRVALGKSLDRIVARHENLRTSFTSVEGEPRQLIAPADCGFTLIEHDLRGLDETRQPAAVAEMAASEARAPFDLSTGPLFRGRLLRLAEHEHVLLVTQHHIISDGWSIGVLTQEVGALYSAFCQGQDDPLPPLPVQYADYAAWQRQWLQGDTLQGQIDYWRDHLEGAPALLELPTDRPRPAARSYRGDGVPIRLSRELSAGLQGLSQRHGTTLFMTLLAGWSTLLSRLSGQHDVVIGSPVANRQRAEIEPLIGFFVNTLALRVDLADDPTVGGLLAQVRETTLGAYAHQDLPFEQVVEALQPERSLSHSPLFQVMLTLNHLTAAGESSLPDLSLSPIENAKHSAQFDLSLSMTETPDGLVGGLVFATDLFDRSTVERMAGHWMTLLAAMVADDSQQLSRLPLLCAAQREQVLHGFNATQTEFERDSTLHALFERQVERTPDAIALECDGQRVPYGELNTRANQVAHRLVELGVRPDDRVAICATRGVDMVVGMLAILKAGGGYVPLDPGYPLDRLAYMLADCTPVVVLTQAALRSEMPMLGALSVPVVLLDAEFPCRDGEATSSADASMNPCIDGLTSRHLAYVIYTSGSTGQPKGVMIEHFNAANLLAWAHASFTPEQLATTVMATSINFDLAVYELFVPLAIGATVRLVKDLVSAGPALAGATLVNTVPSAIAAVLATDGVPASVNTVNLAGEPLKRELVERVFASSQAQAVVNLYGPSETTTYSTWVSMPRAQGFVPHIGRPIANTQVYILDGAGAPVPVGVAGEIHIGGAGVARGYLNRADLTAQRFLADPFADDANARMYRTGDLGRWLVDGNIEYLGRNDFQVKIRGFRIEPGEIEARLARCTDVGEAVVIARDDANGDKRLVAYVVPTPGAAMSVPALRGELLQVLPEYMVPSAFVSLASLPLTPNGKLDRKALPAPDQDAVVSRAYEAPEGHVEQALAGIWQELLGLERVGRHDHFFELGGHSLLAVRLVTRVRSALGVDLALRDVFAQPTLAALAHAIVAGEASVQQAIPTADRSQPLPLSSAQQRLWFLDQLDHGAGAAYHIPAALRLRGVLDRQALQASLDRIVARHENLRTRFVGIEGAPHQVIAPEDAGFTLLEHDLRGLDDVARSAAVAELGASESRAPFDLATGPLVRGRLLRLAEDEHVLMVTQHHIVSDGWSTKLLVQEVSALYTAFSQGRDDPLPPLPIQYADYAAWQRQWVQGDVLGAQLEFWRRHLSGAPALLELPSDRARPPVQSHRGARAELHVPTALARGLRALSQRHGATLFMTLLAGWSALLSRLSGQLDVVIGSPVANRQRAEIEPLIGLFVNTLALRVDLRDSPTVAELLAQVRATTLAGQAHQDVPFEQVVEALQPPRSLSHTPVFQVMLAVNHGAAGAALDLPGLAMSAIESPGVSAKFDLSLTMTDTGEDLVGGLVYATDLFDHASVQRMLGHWLALLQGMVDDDTRAVARLPLLSVAERGQLLADFNATHLDVPHDALIHARFEAQAARTPEAIAVEYAGQRVSYCELNRRANRVAHRLIALGVKPDDRVALCVDRSIEMIVGVIGILKAGGAYVPLDPAYPLNRLAYMLGDSQPVAMLTRAHMGPLVQQLQDAGSASLPVLDLDEDVLLAAHPDTDPNVAALTAHHLAYVIYTSGSTGQPKGVMVEHASVLNLWAELERSVFGALDASARIGLNASLAFDASVQSLTQLLSGRTVVIVPQDVRADAAAFVALVARAGLAALDCTPAQLALLLAEGLAERTPALKAVLVGGEAIAPSLWQRLAGSHSPAFFNVYGPTECTVDSTIADLRDARPSDPPHIGRPVANARVHVLDVAGEPVPIGVTGEIHIGGAGLARGYLGRPDLTAERFVQDPFGTRRDARMYRTGDLARWRPDGTLEYLGRNDFQVKIRGFRIELGEIEAKLAACSGVGEVAVVAREDAAGGTRLVAYFTTDDADAEPSVAALRAHLLRELPEHMVPGAFVRLEKLPLTANAKIDRKALPAPDESSVASRAYEAPAGEVEQAIAAIWQDLLGLERIGRHDVFFELGGHSLLAIKVIHAIGTRLGVTVPLSALFSSPTVAGLATAISADDRRASLIVPLQTMPLQALPTGTPLFCLHPVGGQVNFYRPLARRLAGSMPVYGVQAREAMGAADGLTDLQAMALAYAAAIRATQPEGPYRLLGWSTGGLFAAAVANVLREQGEAVQYLGLVDTRSSFVQIPPTDEQALLRAAIVELHGAGFSLRDGASPAAPEFAPLLRMDFEEASPHLARWLQPAPDAAAFEHLKQQLPVTRRHMGVLERYAPQPMDVPVQVFWAGVRPSGGQPARDAAADGFTPAAATHVIQADHFGMLAEPHVGEVAALIEVFLQSAHAQPPVAARHAPAGHARPPQASPEQAGLEPAHTEVIW from the coding sequence GCGATCGCATCTGCAAGGTGCGCCGGCATTGCTGGAGGTTCCGACCGATCGGCCGCGTCCGCCAACGCAGAGCCATCGCGGCGCGCGCGAGGAAGTCCGGCTGTCGTCCGAGTTCGCTGCGGCGCTGCGGGCATTTTCGCAGCGCCATGGCGTGACCGTGTTCATGACGCTGCTGGCGAGCTGGTCGACGCTCCTGTCGCGGCTGAGCGGCCAGGGTGACGTGGTCATCGGCACCCCCGTCGCCAACCGGCAGAGTTCGCAGATCGAGCCGTTGATCGGCTTCTTCGTCAACACGCTCGCCCTGCGCGTGGGCTTTGACGCCGATCCCACCGTCGCCGAACTTCTGGCGCAGGTGAAGGCCACGACGCTGGGCGCGTACGCACACCAGGAGCTGCCGTTCGACCAGGTCGTCGACGCGTTGCAGCCGGTGCGCAGCCTGAGCCACAACGTCCTGTTCCAGGCGATGCTGGTGCTGAACAACACGCCCGATGACGGCGCGCTGGGCCAGTTGGCCGGCCTGTCGCTGTCGACCATCCAGGTCGAGAACTCGAGCGCGCAGTTCGACTTGTGCCTGTCGTTGGCCGAGGGCGCCAACGGGCTGAGCGGCGTGCTCATCTACGCCAGCGACCTGTTCGATGCCGCCACGATCACCACGATGCTGCAGCGCTGGACCCGGCTGCTGGAGGCGATGGTGGCCGACGACACGCAGCGGGTCAGCCGCTTGCCGCTGCTGTCGGCGCCCGAACGCGAGCAGGTGCTGGGCGCGTTCAACGCCACCGACACCACCTATCCCGATGCGACGCTGATCCATTCGCTGATCCAGGCGCAGGTGGCCCGGCAGCCCGACGCGATCGCGCTGGAGTTCGACGGCCAGCGGCTGGACTACGCCACCCTCAACCGCCGCGCCAACCGCCTGGCCCATCGCCTCATCGCTATGGGCGTGCAGCCCGACGACCGCGTCGCGATCTGCGTGGAGCGCGGCATCGGCATGGTGGTGGGCCTGCTGGGCGTGCTCAAGGCCGGCGGCGCCTATGTGCCGCTGGATCCGGCCTATCCGGACGACCGCCTGGCCTGGATGCTCGGCGACAGCGCGCCGGTGGCGCTGCTGACCCAGTCCAGCCTGCGCGATCGCCTGGCGGCGTGGGCCGCGGTGCCCACGCTGGAACTGGATGGGCCCGACGACGCGTCCGACGCCCCCGATCACAACCCCGAGCCGGCCGGGCACCATCCCGGCCAGCTGGCCTACGTCATCTACACCTCCGGTTCGACCGGCCGGCCCAAGGGCGTGATGGTCGAACACCGCGGCCTGTGCAACCTGGCCACGGCGCAGGTGCGCCTGTTCGAGGTGCGGCCGGGCAGCCACGTGCTGCAGTTCGCCTCCTTCAGCTTCGACGCCAGCATCTCCGAGATCGTGATGGCCCTGTGCGCCGGCGCGTGCCTGCACCTGGCCCCGCGCGAGGCCCTGCGCCCGGGCGCGCCGCTGCTGGCGACCCTGCGCGAGCGGCACATCACCCACGTCACCCTGCCGTCCTCGGCGCTGCAGGGCTTCGCGGTCGAGGATCTGGCCGACACCGGCCTGACCCTGATCCTGGCCGGCGAGGCGCTGCCGCCGACCGCCCGCAAGTGGGCGCGCGGCCACCGCCTGTTCAACGCCTACGGCCCGACCGAGGCCACCGTGTGCGCCACCGCGTACGTCGTGCCGGAAGAAGACACCGGCGCGATGTCTACAAGCACGATCCCGATCGGCGCGCCGATCGCGAACACGCGCATCTACATCCTGGACCCCGCCGGCGAGCCGGTGCCCGTAGGCGTGGCGGGTGAGCTGTACATCGGCGGCGCGGGCGTGGCCCGCGGCTATCTCAACCGGCCGGAACTGACCGCCGAGCGCTTCGTGCGCGACCCGTTCGCGCCCGGGAATGCGCGCATGTACCGCACCGGCGACCTGGGTCGCTGGCGGGCGGACGGCAGCATCGAGTACCTGGGCCGCAACGACTTCCAGGTCAAGCTGCGCGGGTTCCGCATCGAACTGGGGGAGATCGAGGCGCAGCTGCTGGCCTGCGAAGGCGTCCGCGAGGCGGCCGTGATCGCACGCGAGGATGGCGGCGACCGCCGCCTGGTCGCGTACCTCGTTGCCGGGGGCGATGTCGAACTATCGGTGCCGATCTTGCGCGACCGCTTGGCGAGCGCGCTGCCCGAACACATGGTGCCCAGCGCGTTCGTGCGCCTGGAGGCGCTGCCGCTCACGCCCAACGGCAAGCTGGACCGCCGGGCACTGCCCGCGCCGGACCACGCCGCGGTCGCCAGCCGTGCCTACGAAGCGCCGGTCGGCGCGATCGAGCAGGCCATCGCCGCGATCTGGCAGGACCTGCTCGGCCTGGACCGCGTCGGCCGCCATGACCACTTCTTCGAACTGGGCGGGCACTCGCTGCTGGTGGTGCGCCTGGTGACGCGCCTGCGCGCCACGCTGGGTGTCGAGATCGCGTTGCGCGACGTATTCGCGCAACCCGAACTGGCAGTGCTGGCACGCATGGTTTCCGACGCGCGCGTGGTATGCGAAAGCGCGATCGTACCGGTGGACCGGAGCCAGCCGCTGCCCCTTTCGTGGGCCCAGCAGCGCCTGTGGTTCCTGGACCAGCTCGACCACGCGGCCAGCGCCGCGTACCACATCCCGGCCGCGCTGCGCCTGCGCGGCACACTGGATCGCGTCGCGCTCGGGAAGAGCCTCGACCGGATCGTCGCGCGGCATGAAAACCTGCGCACGAGCTTCACCAGCGTCGAGGGCGAGCCGCGGCAGCTGATCGCACCGGCGGACTGCGGATTCACCCTGATCGAGCACGACTTGCGCGGGCTCGACGAGACACGTCAGCCGGCTGCTGTCGCCGAAATGGCGGCCAGTGAAGCGCGGGCGCCGTTCGACCTGTCGACGGGGCCGCTGTTCCGCGGCCGGCTGCTGCGCCTGGCCGAGCACGAACACGTGCTGCTGGTGACCCAGCACCACATCATTTCCGACGGCTGGTCGATCGGCGTGCTGACGCAGGAAGTCGGGGCGCTGTATTCCGCTTTCTGCCAGGGCCAGGACGATCCGCTTCCGCCGCTGCCGGTCCAGTACGCCGACTACGCCGCCTGGCAACGCCAGTGGCTGCAGGGCGACACGCTGCAGGGACAGATCGACTACTGGCGCGATCACCTGGAGGGTGCGCCCGCGCTGCTGGAACTGCCCACCGACCGGCCGCGACCCGCCGCGCGCAGCTACCGCGGCGACGGCGTGCCGATCCGCCTGTCGCGCGAACTCAGCGCCGGCCTGCAAGGGCTGTCGCAGCGTCATGGCACCACGCTCTTCATGACCCTGCTCGCCGGCTGGTCCACCCTGCTGTCGCGGCTGAGCGGACAGCACGATGTGGTCATCGGCAGCCCCGTGGCCAACCGCCAGCGTGCGGAGATCGAGCCGCTGATCGGCTTCTTCGTCAACACCCTGGCGCTGCGTGTCGACCTCGCCGACGACCCCACGGTTGGCGGGCTGCTGGCACAGGTCCGGGAGACGACCCTGGGCGCCTATGCGCACCAGGACCTGCCGTTCGAACAGGTCGTCGAGGCGCTGCAGCCTGAACGCAGCCTCAGCCACAGCCCGCTGTTCCAGGTGATGTTGACGCTCAACCACCTCACCGCCGCCGGCGAATCCAGCCTGCCGGACCTGTCGCTGTCGCCGATCGAGAACGCCAAGCACAGCGCGCAGTTCGATCTGTCGCTGTCGATGACCGAAACGCCCGACGGCCTCGTCGGCGGCCTGGTGTTCGCCACCGACCTGTTCGACCGCAGCACGGTCGAACGCATGGCGGGGCACTGGATGACCCTGCTCGCCGCCATGGTCGCGGACGACTCCCAGCAGCTGAGCCGACTGCCGCTGCTGTGCGCGGCGCAACGCGAGCAGGTCCTGCATGGCTTCAATGCGACGCAAACCGAGTTCGAACGCGACAGCACCCTGCACGCGCTGTTCGAGCGGCAGGTCGAACGCACGCCCGATGCAATCGCGCTGGAGTGCGACGGCCAACGCGTGCCCTACGGCGAACTCAACACCCGCGCCAACCAGGTCGCGCATCGACTGGTCGAGCTGGGCGTTCGCCCCGACGACCGCGTCGCAATCTGCGCCACCCGCGGCGTCGACATGGTCGTGGGCATGCTCGCCATCCTCAAGGCGGGCGGAGGCTACGTGCCGCTGGACCCGGGCTACCCGCTCGACCGGCTCGCCTACATGCTTGCCGACTGCACGCCGGTGGTGGTGCTGACGCAGGCCGCACTGCGCTCGGAGATGCCGATGCTCGGCGCGCTTTCCGTGCCCGTCGTCCTGCTCGACGCGGAATTCCCGTGCCGGGACGGCGAGGCCACGTCGAGCGCGGACGCGTCGATGAATCCCTGCATCGATGGCCTCACGTCGCGTCACCTGGCTTACGTGATCTACACGTCCGGTTCCACCGGCCAGCCCAAGGGCGTGATGATCGAGCACTTCAATGCGGCGAACCTGCTGGCGTGGGCGCACGCCAGCTTCACCCCGGAGCAGTTGGCGACGACCGTGATGGCGACGTCGATCAATTTCGACCTGGCCGTCTACGAACTGTTCGTCCCGCTGGCCATCGGTGCGACGGTGCGGCTGGTCAAGGACCTGGTCAGCGCGGGTCCCGCACTGGCCGGCGCGACGCTGGTGAACACCGTGCCCTCGGCGATCGCGGCGGTCCTCGCCACCGACGGAGTGCCGGCGTCGGTGAACACGGTCAACCTGGCGGGAGAACCGCTCAAGCGCGAGCTGGTGGAGCGCGTGTTCGCTTCCAGCCAGGCGCAGGCAGTTGTGAATCTGTACGGGCCGTCGGAAACGACGACCTACTCGACCTGGGTGTCGATGCCGCGTGCGCAGGGCTTCGTGCCGCACATCGGTCGGCCGATCGCCAACACGCAGGTCTACATCCTGGATGGCGCGGGCGCGCCGGTGCCGGTGGGCGTCGCCGGCGAGATCCACATCGGCGGCGCCGGCGTGGCCCGCGGCTATCTCAATCGTGCGGACCTGACCGCGCAGCGTTTCCTCGCCGACCCGTTCGCTGACGACGCGAACGCGCGCATGTACCGCACCGGCGACCTGGGCCGCTGGTTGGTCGACGGCAACATCGAGTACCTGGGACGCAACGATTTCCAGGTCAAGATCCGCGGCTTCCGCATCGAGCCGGGCGAGATCGAGGCACGCCTGGCGCGCTGCACCGACGTCGGTGAAGCGGTGGTCATCGCCCGCGACGACGCCAACGGCGACAAGCGCCTGGTGGCCTACGTCGTGCCCACGCCGGGTGCGGCCATGTCCGTCCCGGCGCTGCGCGGCGAACTGCTGCAGGTGCTTCCCGAATACATGGTGCCCAGCGCGTTCGTCAGCCTCGCGTCGCTGCCGCTGACCCCGAACGGCAAGCTGGATCGCAAGGCGCTGCCCGCGCCGGACCAGGACGCGGTGGTGAGCCGCGCGTACGAAGCGCCCGAGGGCCACGTCGAGCAGGCCCTTGCCGGAATCTGGCAGGAACTGCTTGGCCTGGAGCGCGTCGGCCGCCACGACCACTTCTTCGAACTCGGCGGCCACTCGCTGCTCGCCGTGCGCCTGGTGACGCGCGTGCGCAGCGCGCTTGGCGTCGACCTCGCCCTGCGCGATGTTTTCGCACAGCCGACGCTGGCCGCCCTCGCCCACGCCATCGTGGCCGGCGAGGCCAGCGTGCAGCAGGCGATCCCGACGGCGGATCGCAGCCAGCCGCTGCCCCTGTCCTCGGCGCAGCAGCGCCTGTGGTTCCTGGACCAGCTCGATCACGGCGCCGGCGCGGCGTACCACATCCCCGCGGCGCTGCGGCTGCGTGGCGTCCTGGATCGCCAGGCGCTGCAGGCGAGCCTGGACCGGATCGTGGCGCGGCACGAAAACCTTCGCACGCGCTTCGTCGGCATCGAAGGCGCGCCGCACCAGGTGATCGCGCCGGAGGATGCCGGATTCACGCTGCTGGAACACGACCTGCGCGGCCTCGACGATGTCGCACGGTCGGCGGCCGTCGCCGAGCTGGGTGCCAGCGAGTCCCGGGCGCCCTTCGACCTGGCCACCGGCCCGCTGGTCCGCGGCCGCCTGCTGCGCCTGGCCGAAGACGAGCACGTGCTGATGGTGACCCAGCATCACATCGTGTCCGATGGCTGGTCGACGAAGCTGCTGGTGCAGGAAGTCAGCGCGCTCTACACCGCTTTCAGCCAGGGGCGGGACGACCCGCTGCCGCCGCTGCCGATCCAGTACGCCGACTACGCGGCATGGCAGCGCCAGTGGGTGCAGGGCGACGTGCTCGGCGCGCAGCTCGAGTTCTGGCGCCGGCACCTGTCCGGCGCGCCGGCGCTGCTGGAGCTGCCCTCCGACCGTGCGCGGCCGCCGGTGCAGTCGCATCGTGGCGCGCGCGCGGAACTGCACGTGCCCACCGCACTCGCGCGCGGGCTGCGCGCACTATCGCAGCGCCATGGCGCCACCTTGTTCATGACCCTGCTCGCCGGCTGGTCCGCGCTGCTGTCACGGCTCAGCGGCCAGCTGGACGTCGTGATCGGCAGCCCGGTGGCCAACCGCCAGCGGGCGGAGATCGAGCCGCTGATCGGCCTGTTCGTCAACACGCTCGCACTGCGCGTCGACCTGCGCGATTCGCCGACCGTGGCCGAGCTGCTGGCACAGGTCAGGGCCACCACGCTGGCCGGCCAGGCCCACCAGGACGTGCCGTTCGAACAGGTGGTCGAAGCCCTGCAGCCACCTCGCAGCCTCAGCCACACGCCGGTGTTCCAGGTGATGCTGGCGGTCAACCATGGCGCGGCGGGCGCGGCGCTCGATCTTCCAGGCCTGGCGATGTCCGCCATCGAAAGCCCTGGCGTGTCGGCCAAGTTCGACCTTTCGCTGACCATGACCGACACCGGCGAAGACCTGGTCGGTGGCCTGGTCTACGCCACCGACCTGTTCGACCACGCGTCGGTGCAACGCATGCTGGGCCACTGGCTCGCGCTGCTGCAGGGCATGGTCGACGACGACACCCGCGCCGTCGCACGCCTGCCGCTACTGTCGGTTGCCGAACGCGGACAGCTGCTGGCGGATTTCAACGCCACGCATCTCGACGTGCCGCACGACGCGCTCATCCACGCGCGCTTCGAAGCCCAGGCCGCGCGAACGCCCGAAGCGATCGCCGTGGAGTACGCAGGGCAGCGGGTGAGCTATTGCGAGCTCAACCGGCGCGCCAATCGCGTCGCGCACCGCCTGATCGCCCTGGGCGTGAAGCCCGACGACCGCGTGGCGCTGTGCGTGGACCGCAGCATCGAGATGATCGTCGGCGTGATCGGCATCCTCAAGGCCGGCGGCGCGTACGTGCCGCTCGATCCCGCCTATCCGCTCAACCGTCTGGCCTACATGCTGGGCGACAGCCAGCCGGTCGCGATGCTGACCCGCGCGCACATGGGGCCGCTGGTGCAGCAGCTCCAGGACGCGGGGTCCGCTTCGCTGCCGGTGCTGGACCTGGACGAGGACGTCCTGCTCGCCGCGCACCCGGATACCGATCCCAACGTAGCGGCACTGACCGCGCACCACCTGGCGTACGTGATCTACACGTCCGGATCGACCGGTCAGCCCAAGGGCGTGATGGTCGAACACGCTTCGGTGCTGAACCTTTGGGCCGAACTGGAGCGATCCGTGTTCGGTGCGCTGGACGCGTCCGCGCGGATCGGTCTGAACGCATCGCTGGCCTTCGACGCCTCGGTGCAGTCGCTCACCCAGTTGCTGTCCGGACGGACCGTCGTGATCGTTCCCCAGGACGTGCGCGCCGACGCCGCCGCCTTCGTGGCGCTGGTGGCGCGCGCAGGCCTCGCCGCGCTCGACTGCACGCCCGCGCAACTGGCGCTGCTGCTGGCCGAAGGCCTGGCGGAACGCACGCCGGCGCTGAAGGCCGTCCTCGTCGGCGGCGAAGCCATCGCTCCCAGCCTGTGGCAGCGGCTGGCGGGCTCGCATTCGCCCGCCTTCTTCAACGTGTACGGTCCCACCGAATGCACGGTCGACAGCACGATCGCGGACCTGCGTGACGCGCGGCCGTCCGATCCGCCGCACATCGGGCGGCCGGTCGCCAACGCACGCGTGCACGTGCTCGATGTCGCCGGCGAGCCGGTGCCGATCGGCGTCACCGGCGAGATCCATATCGGCGGCGCCGGCCTGGCCCGCGGGTATCTCGGCCGTCCGGACCTGACCGCGGAGCGCTTCGTGCAGGATCCGTTCGGCACACGCCGCGATGCACGCATGTACCGGACGGGCGACCTGGCGCGCTGGCGTCCGGATGGCACGCTCGAGTACCTCGGCCGCAACGACTTCCAGGTGAAGATCCGCGGTTTCCGCATCGAGCTGGGGGAAATCGAGGCGAAGCTGGCGGCGTGTTCCGGCGTGGGCGAGGTAGCCGTCGTCGCGCGCGAAGACGCTGCAGGGGGCACGAGGCTGGTGGCGTACTTCACCACCGACGATGCCGATGCTGAGCCTTCCGTGGCGGCGCTGCGCGCGCACCTGCTGCGCGAACTTCCCGAGCACATGGTGCCGGGGGCGTTCGTGCGCCTGGAGAAGCTGCCGCTCACCGCCAATGCCAAGATCGACCGCAAGGCACTGCCCGCTCCCGACGAATCATCGGTGGCCAGCCGCGCCTACGAGGCCCCGGCGGGCGAAGTCGAGCAGGCCATCGCCGCGATCTGGCAGGACCTGCTGGGCCTGGAACGCATCGGCCGGCATGACGTGTTCTTCGAACTGGGCGGGCATTCGCTGCTCGCCATCAAGGTCATTCATGCGATCGGCACTCGACTGGGGGTTACGGTGCCCCTGTCGGCGCTGTTCTCCTCGCCCACCGTCGCCGGCCTGGCGACGGCGATCTCGGCCGACGACCGACGTGCTTCGCTGATCGTTCCGCTGCAGACGATGCCGCTGCAGGCACTGCCGACGGGCACGCCCTTGTTCTGCCTGCACCCGGTGGGTGGACAGGTCAACTTCTACAGGCCCCTGGCGCGACGCCTGGCCGGGTCGATGCCGGTCTACGGCGTGCAGGCACGCGAGGCCATGGGGGCTGCGGACGGCCTTACGGATCTCCAGGCCATGGCACTGGCCTACGCCGCCGCGATACGTGCCACCCAGCCGGAGGGGCCGTACCGGCTGCTGGGCTGGTCCACGGGCGGGCTGTTCGCCGCCGCCGTGGCGAACGTGCTGCGCGAGCAAGGCGAAGCCGTGCAGTACCTCGGGCTGGTGGACACGCGATCCAGCTTCGTCCAGATCCCGCCGACGGACGAGCAGGCCCTGCTCCGCGCGGCGATCGTGGAACTGCACGGCGCGGGCTTCAGCCTGCGCGACGGTGCGAGTCCCGCGGCGCCGGAGTTCGCGCCGCTGCTGCGCATGGACTTCGAGGAGGCATCGCCTCACCTGGCCCGCTGGCTGCAGCCGGCGCCCGACGCCGCGGCCTTCGAGCACCTCAAGCAGCAGTTGCCGGTCACCCGCCGGCACATGGGTGTGCTGGAGCGGTACGCGCCACAGCCAATGGACGTCCCGGTGCAGGTGTTCTGGGCCGGCGTGCGTCCTTCCGGTGGGCAGCCCGCGCGCGACGCTGCGGCCGATGGCTTTACCCCGGCCGCGGCCACCCACGTCATCCAGGCCGACCATTTCGGAATGCTCGCCGAGCCCCACGTGGGCGAGGTGGCGGCACTGATCGAGGTGTTCCTGCAGTCGGCGCACGCGCAGCCACCCGTGGCCGCGCGGCACGCGCCCGCCGGACATGCACGCCCACCGCAGGCAAGCCCGGAGCAGGCGGGCCTGGAACCCGCACACACGGAGGTGATCTGGTGA
- a CDS encoding thioesterase II family protein, with translation MNHATQQWNPWLIRAPAPHARMRLFCFPYAGGSAFNFSAWRGRLDPGVEICAVQLPGRGARIGEAPIATMPALLRAMAPAITQLNSLPFAFFGHSVGALIAFELARYLRLHGVQGPEHLFMSGCQAPQFRSPSAGLHRLPDAAFIEELRDYNGTPEEVLDNRELMALMLPTIRADFALAEEYSYRSGPLLQVPVSVYAGTQEDIRAPGQVDGWQKETTGPCAVTWFDGGHFFINSQRDAVIGQLNADLAPAPDAAKEGTS, from the coding sequence GTGAACCACGCCACCCAGCAGTGGAATCCCTGGCTGATCCGGGCGCCAGCCCCACACGCGCGCATGCGCCTGTTCTGCTTTCCCTACGCCGGAGGCAGCGCGTTCAATTTCAGTGCCTGGCGCGGCCGGCTCGATCCGGGCGTGGAGATCTGCGCCGTGCAACTGCCCGGTCGCGGAGCGCGCATCGGCGAGGCGCCGATCGCGACGATGCCGGCGTTGCTGCGGGCGATGGCGCCGGCGATCACGCAGCTCAATTCCCTGCCGTTCGCATTCTTCGGACACAGCGTCGGCGCGCTCATCGCGTTCGAGTTGGCCCGCTACCTGCGCCTGCATGGCGTGCAGGGACCGGAGCACCTGTTCATGTCGGGCTGCCAGGCGCCGCAGTTCCGCAGCCCCTCGGCCGGCCTGCACCGGCTGCCGGACGCGGCTTTCATCGAGGAACTGCGCGACTACAACGGCACGCCCGAGGAAGTGCTGGACAACCGCGAACTGATGGCGCTGATGCTGCCGACGATCCGCGCCGACTTCGCGCTGGCTGAGGAGTACAGCTATCGCTCCGGCCCGCTCCTGCAGGTGCCCGTCAGCGTCTATGCCGGTACCCAGGAAGACATCCGCGCGCCGGGCCAGGTGGACGGCTGGCAGAAGGAAACGACGGGGCCATGCGCGGTCACTTGGTTCGACGGCGGCCACTTCTTCATCAACTCCCAGCGCGACGCCGTGATCGGCCAGCTCAACGCCGACCTGGCGCCTGCGCCCGATGCGGCGAAGGAAGGCACGTCCTGA